The genomic region TtagttattatataaatagaataatgaattattatttccaCATACATGATGATTATTTCACATATAAAGAGAAAAAGTAAGTACCTTCAAATGTTGATGTgtttcaaaaatatatatatatatatatatatatatgtttatttatttatttatttatttattttcattttttagtgtaacatatgaaataaatttttcCAAAAATATAAGGCTTGACATTGGCACAGGATTATACAATAGAATAcgaaaaattaaaaaataaaaatccagttttcaaaattaaacaaaaaaaaataataaaataataaaataataaaggataaaataaattaaacaaataaaaaagaaaaaaaaatagaaagTAAAGGAAAAATGGTACATACTTAAttgaaaaagaataaatttaaatggAGAAATTCACTTCTTTTcaaagaaatatatatatatatatatatttttttttttgttaatattcTATTTCTTCGTCCAAGTCAGAATCTTCATATTCATTTTCGTCCATGTATTCTATATCATCACTAAAATGAATATCAGGCTGAATAAAAAGGAGaggaaatattatatgtactatgtatatattttttctttttctgattatatatatatatatatgtatatattattatttttttttttcgtacatacatatatctacatatttattcgttcatatatatatatatatatatatatatatatatatataatattagctattttcattttgttttatatttgttcatAAATGTGTTTCTAAAAGAAACAGCATTTTGACAATTCTacgtatatataaattttttattttattttattttattttattttattttttgtgCTTACAATTTTAGGGTATGCATAAAAATTATTGGATGCAGACATTTTCCATTTCTTTTTTAGTCTTTCAAATTTTGTAAAAACCTTTTTAGTCATTCtcatattttcaaaaaataaaataaatgatgaagtatttaaatcattttcttcattagATTCATTACTTTTGTTATCATTGTGTGAGGAAGATTCTTCTTcaatattaattaaaatatgattTGGATTTGTTTGATTTAATTGATTAATATTGTTATCAGATATCTGTTCCCTTAATGTTTTATCATTGGAACGTTCATCTGgtttattttcattattttttaatatattattcttacTATAATtgattttaataattttttttggaaaTATTTTGAGtgtaattaaaaatgattcAAATTCTTTAATAGATATATCTTTATGCCATCCAcatgtaaatattttatattttgaaaagaTGGTTATATAATCTAATTTTTCTGAacttataaataaattattttttgaagCATATAAAAAGGATGTTCCATAAAATTCTGTAAGATGATATTTTTTGGCAACTGGATATTCTTGAATTGTgtgtataattatatttgcatctttgatattattacataatatatatgcacAATCACTTTGtattccattttttttaaatctaaatataatattatttaattctaTACGTACATTACAAGctgtatatataatttcgCTAAGCTCCTTTCTACCATAACAACTAggtatatttataatagtaataattttatctaaattttcaaattttgatattctttttatatcatcagTAAATCTTAAAAAACGTTCACATTCTTCTACAAACTTTTCAATTTCATAATCATCACATAAATGTATTTTACAATCTTTAAATaatgtttttaatttataatattcctctttattataaattatattagttttatcatcattattattggtaatattcattatatctttattatcacttatattcttttcattttcttttattacttgtccattttttatattatttgttttcattttatctttaaaatgttccctttcattttgttcttcTTTCTTCTCATACATAtcaaaattaaaattaaagtTTTGCTTCTTTAAATTATCAATTAATATCATAATTCTACCCGTAGGTctacataaaatatttttcataatgTGAATGTCATCCTCATTAATCGGTACTCCTTTCAACTCCATAAACTTGACAATTAAATCTTTTACACAATTTTCCCTTTTCACattttcaaataatataccCTTTTTTCTTAACAATTTTGAAACATTCAAATCACTACTAAAAAAGGATTTTATAACTCGATGCAATATCATCCCACTCttatattgaaaaaaaaaaaaaaaaaaaaaaaaaaaattaatttaataaaaaaataaaaaatatataatataatataatatattacataatatattataataaatacatatttacattatatttatatggtatatatatatttatatttatatttaattaatttatagAAAACATATAGAATAATATCAGATATCACatatttgaaaataaaacaaaataaaattatacatataaaaaatatgagCATTCTTATGATAACAAGAAAAATAAGTTAgctatatttttataattccaagattattttaaaaaaaaaaaaaataaatataaaccTGAAACATAACTTATAATCCATATATTTCATGAcatattcttataatttataaaataagatTAATAAGAAagtttaaatataaataaataaatatacatgtatatgtatatataatgaacaATGTCCTATAtacattttcatttattttattttttttacacaTTTGTAGATATAGGTCATGtacgaaaaaaaaaaaaaaaaaaaaattttttataatatatatatatatatataatatatatatataatactattattattatactGGTTATTTTCCAGTGTTTCTAAAACGTGAAAGAAGACCTTATAACAAGAGAAAAGTTTTCTATATCAATACTCATTgagaaaaattaattttttttaattttatttcatatttataaaataaatatttattataagaCTTCTAATTGAAAAATTAACAATACAGTCCTCCTTAAAAAGAATGAGAGGATTAATTGTATGTGTGATAATAAatggtatatataaaataagttgtttaaatatatataattttgaaagaagaaaatataataaataaaataatttatttattttttaagtacattaaataatacattatttatttctataatatgttatataaatataaataaataaatatatatatatatatatatatatatatatattatttcatttaaagTGTTCcttatgtattattttcttatatcTTAAAgataatagaaaaaaagaaaaaaaaaatcataaaaGTACTACGATAATATTTATAGTATTTCGGCTGTTCgtaattttaatattaattgAATACAAAGAAAAGTTCTTATAAAAGGAAGAAAAACAGACCGattatatttctatataaatatacttaaataattatacataatatatttataatatacatacatattttatattataaaaaaaaataaaatgaaaatatatttttataaaagtatattttcttctttttccataatataaatatatatacatatatataatattatttcttatgtgacttttatgtaaattttaaaacatcgtaaaaaaagaaaattaattaattatatatcttaaaattttttataatatatgaaattcatatatgcataatttatattatatatatgtgccatcatatgtataaattaGCACATATTtaatggatatatatatatatatatatatatatatatatatatataatatatatatacatatatttttaatactataataaaatttattaataataaaaatgaataaataagaaaataattttgtatttCTTCTTGGACGTATTTTTTTAGCTTCcaaagaatattatattatactatatataataaaaaaggatgaataagaaaaaaaaaaaaagtgattatatgatataataaaattttaatattatttaaaaatagaaaacaaatattatgtatattatataatat from Plasmodium reichenowi strain SY57 chromosome 8, whole genome shotgun sequence harbors:
- a CDS encoding hypothetical protein (conserved Plasmodium protein, unknown function), giving the protein MILHRVIKSFFSSDLNVSKLLRKKGILFENVKRENCVKDLIVKFMELKGVPINEDDIHIMKNILCRPTGRIMILIDNLKKQNFNFNFDMYEKKEEQNEREHFKDKMKTNNIKNGQVIKENEKNISDNKDIMNITNNNDDKTNIIYNKEEYYKLKTLFKDCKIHLCDDYEIEKFVEECERFLRFTDDIKRISKFENLDKIITIINIPSCYGRKELSEIIYTACNVRIELNNIIFRFKKNGIQSDCAYILCNNIKDANIIIHTIQEYPVAKKYHLTEFYGTSFLYASKNNLFISSEKLDYITIFSKYKIFTCGWHKDISIKEFESFLITLKIFPKKIIKINYSKNNILKNNENKPDERSNDKTLREQISDNNINQLNQTNPNHILINIEEESSSHNDNKSNESNEENDLNTSSFILFFENMRMTKKVFTKFERLKKKWKMSASNNFYAYPKIPDIHFSDDIEYMDENEYEDSDLDEEIEY
- a CDS encoding RNA-binding protein, putative (part of same gene as PRSY57_0811200A~gap found within coding sequence), producing EIVWNLEDDDFLNSNSPTQSSQFTEYQWSYLNDKKWINFSYYINRIMNYYFHIHDDYFTYKEKNVTYEINFSKNIRLDIGTGLYNRIRKIKK